The following are encoded together in the Janthinobacterium sp. Marseille genome:
- a CDS encoding ATP-binding cassette domain-containing protein, which yields MNHVERPTHTIGGKLVGVTDLTMRFGGLTALDQLNMQINEGEVLGLLGPNGSGKTTFFNVLTGLYKATSGSIIYKGQEVIGQTPQEIYRSGVARTFQRSRLSLPLTVFDNIVIGDYQHMNHGLFFNLFQRKAFRAEYDAYVGKVEALLNIFSPPLVARMFEPVGTFTMIDRRRIEVCRALLSQPRLLLLDEPSAGMTHDETEALMDDILQVRGKLENLTIVLIEHEMNVIERITDRCIVFNYGKKIAEGTYAEITADPNVQTAYLGEAE from the coding sequence ATGAATCACGTAGAGCGCCCAACACACACTATCGGCGGCAAGCTGGTCGGTGTCACCGACCTGACCATGCGCTTCGGTGGCTTGACCGCGCTGGACCAGTTGAATATGCAAATCAATGAAGGCGAGGTATTGGGTTTGCTCGGGCCTAACGGTTCCGGCAAGACCACATTCTTCAATGTCCTCACCGGTTTGTATAAAGCGACCAGCGGTTCGATTATTTATAAAGGCCAGGAAGTCATCGGACAGACACCGCAAGAAATTTACCGCAGTGGTGTCGCGCGTACTTTCCAGCGTTCGCGTTTGTCCTTGCCGCTGACGGTGTTCGACAACATCGTGATTGGCGATTACCAGCACATGAACCATGGCTTGTTCTTCAATCTGTTCCAGCGCAAGGCTTTCCGTGCCGAGTACGACGCGTATGTGGGCAAGGTTGAAGCCTTGCTGAATATTTTCAGTCCGCCGCTGGTGGCGCGCATGTTCGAGCCGGTCGGCACTTTCACCATGATTGACCGTCGTCGCATCGAAGTCTGCCGTGCCTTGCTGAGCCAGCCGCGCCTCTTGCTGCTGGATGAACCTTCGGCCGGTATGACACATGATGAAACCGAAGCCCTGATGGATGACATTCTGCAAGTGCGCGGCAAGCTGGAAAACCTGACCATCGTGCTGATTGAACATGAGATGAATGTGATTGAGCGCATTACCGATCGCTGCATCGTCTTCAACTACGGCAAGAAAATCGCTGAAGGCACTTACGCAGAAATCACCGCTGATCCTAATGTGCAAACCGCTTATCTGGGAGAAGCAGAATGA
- a CDS encoding ABC transporter ATP-binding protein — MSNLIVKGLTTGYDKVNVLHDVSIEVAPGKITCILGANGAGKSTLIRSILGLTPPRQGEILWGGKNLAGEKTHNIIASGISCIPEGRKVFPRMTVAENLALGAFLESSSTVVRDRLARVYEIFPRLKERAAQLAGTMSGGEQAMVSIGRGLMAEPKLLVIDEPSLGLSPLYVKENFKVIKQINALGITVLLVEQNARQTLAISHYGYVLSQGRVMAQGTAEALSSNDDVRSAYFG; from the coding sequence ATGAGCAATCTGATCGTCAAGGGACTCACCACCGGTTATGACAAGGTGAATGTGTTGCACGATGTTTCCATCGAAGTGGCACCGGGCAAGATCACTTGCATCCTCGGTGCCAACGGTGCGGGTAAAAGTACGCTGATCCGTTCGATACTGGGTCTGACGCCGCCGCGCCAGGGTGAAATCCTGTGGGGTGGCAAGAACCTGGCCGGTGAAAAAACCCACAACATCATCGCCAGCGGCATCTCCTGCATCCCCGAAGGTCGCAAGGTTTTTCCACGCATGACCGTAGCGGAAAACCTCGCACTCGGTGCCTTCCTCGAAAGCAGCAGCACGGTAGTACGTGACCGCCTGGCGCGCGTCTATGAAATCTTCCCGCGCCTGAAAGAAAGGGCGGCGCAGCTGGCCGGCACCATGTCCGGTGGTGAGCAGGCGATGGTTTCGATCGGCCGCGGCCTGATGGCGGAACCGAAGTTGCTGGTGATCGATGAACCTTCGCTTGGTTTGTCACCGCTGTACGTGAAAGAAAACTTCAAGGTCATCAAGCAGATTAACGCGCTTGGCATTACAGTCCTGCTGGTCGAACAGAATGCGCGCCAGACGCTGGCGATCTCGCATTACGGCTATGTGTTGTCGCAAGGCCGTGTGATGGCGCAGGGCACGGCGGAAGCCTTGTCCAGCAATGATGATGTGCGTTCAGCTTACTTTGGTTAA
- a CDS encoding amidase, translating to MRDYASASLKQLAACIARREVTVEDVARAGITHIEEYEPAVHAWQHFDPQQVIEQARRLDAQPHQGLLYGLPIGVKDLMDTADMPTTYGSPIYENYRPLVDAACVAASRSAGAVLMGKTVTTEFATFQPGPTRNPHGATDHTPGGSSSGSAAAVASGMVPAAFATQTAGSIVRPAAYCGVVGYKPTFGTLPLAGIKSLSPSLDTVGVLTRNVADAAFFIGALARLPLSSQLAPEAAPRLRVGICRTPNWERASVATRDAIEQAVRLLERSGAVLRDIDLPAPCGGLTDAQIRIMSYEASAAFEPEARSHAEGFSKAFAAVLEAGRGIDGTSYVAAQALAAASRQMVAGVFETVDILLAPSTEGEAPAGLDATGDPIFNRMWSLLGNPCVHVPLGAGPGGMPIGVTLIGPRWGDASTLAAANLLESTFASIN from the coding sequence ATGAGAGATTACGCCAGCGCATCATTGAAGCAATTGGCTGCATGTATCGCCCGTCGTGAAGTGACGGTGGAAGATGTGGCGCGTGCCGGGATTACGCATATAGAGGAATACGAACCTGCTGTTCACGCCTGGCAGCATTTCGATCCGCAACAGGTGATTGAACAGGCGCGCCGGCTCGATGCACAGCCGCACCAGGGGTTGCTGTACGGCTTGCCGATCGGTGTGAAGGATTTGATGGATACCGCGGATATGCCGACCACTTATGGTTCGCCTATCTATGAAAACTACCGGCCCCTGGTGGATGCCGCCTGTGTTGCAGCCAGCCGCAGTGCCGGTGCGGTGCTGATGGGTAAAACCGTCACCACCGAATTCGCCACTTTCCAGCCGGGACCGACACGCAATCCGCATGGTGCAACAGACCATACGCCGGGCGGTTCATCCAGCGGTTCGGCGGCAGCGGTCGCCAGCGGCATGGTGCCGGCAGCCTTTGCCACGCAGACGGCGGGATCCATCGTCCGGCCTGCAGCGTATTGCGGCGTGGTCGGTTACAAACCGACCTTTGGCACCTTGCCGCTGGCAGGTATCAAATCGCTATCGCCCAGCCTGGATACGGTAGGTGTACTGACACGCAATGTGGCCGATGCCGCATTTTTCATCGGTGCCTTGGCACGCTTGCCTTTGTCATCCCAGCTGGCACCGGAAGCGGCGCCGCGTTTGCGCGTCGGTATTTGCCGCACGCCGAACTGGGAGCGGGCGAGTGTCGCTACCCGTGATGCCATCGAGCAGGCGGTGCGCTTGCTGGAACGAAGTGGCGCAGTGCTGCGCGATATCGATTTGCCCGCGCCTTGCGGCGGTCTCACGGATGCACAGATACGCATCATGTCGTATGAAGCATCAGCGGCCTTCGAACCTGAAGCACGCAGCCATGCGGAAGGCTTCAGCAAGGCATTTGCTGCAGTGCTGGAAGCGGGGCGGGGCATAGACGGCACGAGCTATGTTGCGGCGCAGGCACTGGCGGCGGCTTCGCGCCAGATGGTGGCCGGCGTATTTGAAACTGTCGATATCCTGCTCGCGCCGAGTACCGAAGGGGAAGCACCGGCCGGGCTGGATGCAACCGGCGATCCGATTTTCAACCGCATGTGGTCGCTGCTCGGCAATCCATGCGTACACGTGCCGCTGGGCGCAGGTCCGGGCGGTATGCCGATAGGCGTGACACTGATCGGCCCACGCTGGGGCGATGCAAGCACGCTGGCCGCAGCCAATTTACTCGAAAGCACTTTTGCTTCGATCAACTGA
- a CDS encoding M20 family metallo-hydrolase, whose amino-acid sequence MSQQNQAAGSAAEKAQDHVNSNRLQDAIAALAAFGGRDDGGVARETLTAIDLEARRHLITSARALGCEVEIDDCANLFFRRPGTTDLPPVLTGSHADTQPVGGKLDGAYGVLAGLEVIAALNDAGIQTQRAIEVVAWTNEEGSRFGPGAMGSSAFVDPSRLPAYREVKDGDNITFGAAVDTALQAAADVKHRGLRQPIASCVELHIEQGPVLERANAALGVVTGIQSVRWYRVECVGMAAHAGTTPMDERSDAMKAAVTLAQQLYTHAAAEAANNLRLTLGRWQVGPNSVNTIPGNVEFTIDVRCVDAAVLERFEQFLTQTVAAYQWRGKIGFECFFSRPPTIFPQDMLSLIEQACVRAGTLARRGAPQHLTSGAFHDAMYLAEYCPTAMIFVPSKGGISHNAAEETAPEDLYLGVQALAYTVVELANRK is encoded by the coding sequence ATGAGTCAGCAAAACCAGGCGGCCGGTAGCGCCGCAGAAAAAGCGCAAGACCACGTTAATAGCAATCGCCTGCAGGATGCGATTGCCGCACTCGCCGCTTTTGGCGGGCGCGATGATGGTGGTGTAGCACGCGAAACCCTGACTGCAATCGATCTGGAAGCACGCCGTCATTTGATTACCTCGGCACGCGCGCTCGGTTGTGAAGTCGAGATCGATGATTGCGCGAATCTGTTTTTCCGTCGTCCAGGTACAACTGATCTGCCACCGGTGCTGACCGGCAGCCATGCCGATACGCAACCGGTAGGCGGCAAACTGGATGGCGCATATGGCGTACTGGCCGGACTCGAAGTGATCGCAGCCTTGAACGATGCCGGGATCCAGACGCAACGTGCGATTGAAGTAGTGGCATGGACCAATGAAGAAGGCAGCCGCTTCGGCCCCGGCGCAATGGGTTCCAGCGCCTTCGTCGATCCATCGCGCCTGCCGGCTTATCGCGAGGTCAAGGATGGCGACAATATTACTTTCGGTGCGGCGGTCGATACCGCTTTGCAGGCAGCGGCTGATGTCAAGCATCGCGGCTTGCGCCAGCCCATCGCGTCCTGCGTCGAGCTACATATTGAACAAGGCCCGGTGCTGGAACGTGCGAATGCCGCATTGGGTGTGGTGACCGGCATCCAGAGTGTGCGCTGGTATCGTGTCGAATGCGTAGGGATGGCGGCACATGCCGGTACCACTCCGATGGATGAGCGCAGCGATGCGATGAAGGCGGCAGTCACGCTGGCGCAACAGCTGTATACACATGCGGCGGCAGAGGCTGCAAACAATCTGCGCCTGACGCTTGGACGCTGGCAGGTTGGTCCGAATTCGGTCAACACCATCCCGGGCAATGTTGAATTCACCATTGATGTGCGTTGCGTCGATGCTGCCGTATTGGAACGTTTTGAACAATTCCTGACTCAGACGGTGGCAGCTTACCAATGGCGTGGCAAGATCGGTTTTGAATGCTTCTTCTCGCGTCCGCCGACGATTTTCCCGCAAGACATGCTGAGCCTGATCGAACAAGCCTGTGTGCGTGCCGGTACGCTGGCCCGGCGCGGTGCGCCGCAACACCTGACTTCGGGCGCCTTCCATGACGCAATGTACCTGGCGGAATATTGTCCGACGGCGATGATTTTTGTGCCAAGCAAGGGCGGAATCAGTCACAATGCCGCCGAGGAAACCGCGCCGGAAGATTTGTACCTGGGCGTACAGGCACTGGCTTATACGGTGGTGGAGCTGGCGAACCGTAAGTAA
- a CDS encoding XRE family transcriptional regulator → MKTKRSTAENVEAVDKKTSVSGLGVRLRHTRLVAGLTLIQLAKKAECSESLISKIERGSATPSLAMLHRLAVALDSNISSLMSEEMPVVGPVLRVGERPVIKTGGISLERLVLPTRGGLLQANIHIVEPGAESDGQIEHIGEEVGYVLEGTLELRLGDERYEITVGDVFTFASNVPHGYSNIGKTVAKVLWVNSPATF, encoded by the coding sequence TTGAAGACCAAACGCAGTACTGCTGAAAATGTTGAGGCTGTCGACAAAAAAACTTCGGTATCCGGGTTGGGGGTGCGTTTGCGCCATACCCGCCTGGTAGCGGGTTTGACCCTGATCCAGTTGGCGAAGAAAGCCGAGTGTTCGGAGAGTCTGATTTCCAAGATAGAACGCGGTTCGGCTACGCCTTCACTGGCCATGCTGCACCGGCTTGCGGTGGCGCTGGACAGCAATATTTCCAGCTTGATGTCGGAAGAAATGCCGGTCGTCGGTCCGGTGTTGCGCGTAGGTGAGCGGCCGGTGATCAAGACCGGTGGTATTTCTTTGGAACGCCTGGTCTTGCCGACCCGTGGTGGTTTGTTGCAGGCGAATATCCATATCGTCGAGCCGGGTGCGGAGAGTGACGGTCAGATCGAACACATCGGTGAAGAAGTAGGCTATGTGCTGGAAGGTACGCTGGAGTTGCGCCTGGGTGACGAGCGTTATGAAATTACCGTTGGTGATGTGTTTACCTTTGCCAGCAATGTGCCGCATGGTTACAGCAATATCGGCAAGACCGTGGCCAAGGTATTGTGGGTGAATTCGCCTGCCACTTTTTAG
- a CDS encoding autotransporter outer membrane beta-barrel domain-containing protein, giving the protein MLNAATPNAVNGGDQLFYDRSVLNASAGNAVNGGNQYFIDANVLNASAANAVSGGRQDFTGASVLNASAANAVSGGDQYFNNNSVLNATVAKAISGGVQDFADDSVLNLSAANAISGGLQRFITKSVLNATVANAIGGGFQDFYGESVLNASGSNVISSSGQQRFDDKSTLNALVANAVTGGYQEFQGESVLNASAANAISGGFQAFYAQSVLNASAANAISGGKQGLTRMSVLNALVTNAISGGFQDIDDMSVLNASAAGAVNGGTLYFTRAGVLNVLVDDALTKNTNTFFEKMHGGPGGTVKLNGHSTVIGGINSVSAGSGIIENGGGADGVLTVDSSSVGNSSFSGLLRDGGAGKFALVKTGAGTLQLSGISSYTGSTTVTGGTLQAGSTTAFNIISDFTVASGMLDANGFDQTVASLSNAGTTATNFKGGALGTTLTVTGDYTGNGGTVLLNTELNDDTSRTDRLRIRGNTAGLSKLAINNVGGPGAQTIEGIRVIEVDGNSVGEFVLNGDYIIAGQQAVVGGAYAYTLHKNGVSTPNDGAWYLRSRLKGLDPEQPLYQAGVPVYEAYPQALLALNSVSTMQQRIGNRLWRTGAEPDADISACTDPSTGSWARIEGSAERFDPTRSDSMSSYDVDRYKMQVGLDGLLHETGTGRLFGGLNLHYSNGRTKVSSIYGNGRINTDGYGVGGTLTWYGDNGFYIDNQAQFTFYDSKLASTTAGRTLVNGNNGKGYALSSEVGRRLTIARGWSFTPQAQLMYSKVSFDSFTDVFGAVVALDRGKSLRARLGLSLDYENAWRDATGQKKRLQTYGIVNLYNEFLNGTRVGVAGIDFASANERLWGGIGVGGSYSWADGKYKVYGEGSVNTSLNRFGDSYAIAGILGIKIAF; this is encoded by the coding sequence ATGTTGAACGCCGCGACCCCTAATGCCGTCAATGGTGGCGACCAGCTCTTTTACGACAGGAGCGTGCTGAACGCTTCCGCCGGCAATGCCGTCAACGGTGGAAACCAGTATTTCATAGACGCGAACGTGCTGAATGCTAGCGCTGCCAACGCTGTCAGCGGTGGAAGACAGGATTTCACGGGCGCTAGCGTGCTGAACGCTAGCGCCGCCAATGCCGTCAGCGGTGGAGATCAGTATTTCAACAACAATAGTGTGCTGAACGCCACCGTCGCCAAAGCCATCAGCGGTGGAGTGCAGGACTTCGCCGACGATAGTGTGCTGAACCTCTCGGCTGCTAATGCCATCAGCGGTGGACTGCAACGTTTCATCACCAAGAGCGTGCTGAACGCCACAGTGGCCAACGCCATCGGCGGCGGATTTCAGGATTTCTATGGTGAGAGTGTATTGAATGCCTCAGGCAGCAACGTCATCAGTAGTAGTGGACAGCAGCGTTTCGACGACAAGAGCACGTTGAATGCCTTAGTCGCCAATGCCGTCACCGGCGGATATCAGGAATTTCAAGGCGAGAGTGTGCTGAATGCATCGGCAGCGAATGCCATCAGTGGCGGATTTCAGGCTTTCTATGCCCAGAGTGTGCTGAACGCCTCAGCCGCGAATGCCATCAGCGGTGGAAAGCAAGGTCTCACCAGGATGAGTGTGTTGAACGCTTTGGTTACTAATGCCATCAGCGGCGGATTTCAGGATATCGATGACATGAGCGTGTTGAATGCCTCGGCCGCCGGTGCCGTCAACGGTGGAACGCTGTATTTTACTCGGGCTGGTGTGCTGAACGTACTTGTTGACGATGCACTTACCAAGAATACAAACACATTCTTTGAGAAGATGCATGGTGGCCCGGGCGGCACGGTCAAGCTCAACGGGCACAGCACGGTGATCGGTGGCATCAATAGCGTAAGTGCCGGTTCCGGCATCATCGAGAACGGCGGCGGCGCCGATGGCGTACTCACCGTCGACTCTTCCAGCGTGGGCAATAGTAGTTTTTCGGGTTTGCTGAGGGATGGCGGTGCCGGTAAGTTTGCACTCGTCAAGACCGGTGCAGGCACACTACAGTTGTCGGGTATCAGCAGCTATACCGGTAGTACCACCGTCACCGGCGGCACCTTGCAAGCCGGCTCGACCACTGCCTTCAACATAATTTCCGATTTCACCGTAGCGAGTGGCATGCTGGACGCCAATGGCTTCGATCAAACTGTCGCATCGCTTAGTAATGCTGGTACCACCGCGACCAATTTCAAGGGTGGCGCGCTCGGCACCACCTTGACTGTAACTGGCGACTACACCGGCAATGGCGGTACCGTGCTCTTGAACACGGAACTCAATGACGATACCAGCCGCACTGATCGCTTGCGCATACGAGGCAACACGGCTGGACTATCGAAGCTGGCAATCAACAATGTGGGTGGGCCAGGCGCACAGACGATAGAAGGTATCCGTGTGATCGAAGTGGATGGCAACTCTGTGGGTGAATTCGTTTTGAATGGTGATTACATCATAGCCGGGCAGCAGGCAGTGGTCGGTGGCGCCTACGCTTATACCCTGCACAAGAACGGCGTGAGTACACCTAACGATGGTGCCTGGTACCTGCGTTCGCGTCTGAAGGGCCTGGATCCGGAACAGCCTTTGTATCAGGCGGGTGTACCCGTGTATGAAGCTTACCCGCAGGCATTGCTGGCACTTAACAGCGTATCGACCATGCAGCAACGTATCGGTAATCGCTTGTGGCGCACGGGAGCGGAGCCGGATGCCGACATTTCCGCGTGCACCGACCCGAGCACGGGAAGCTGGGCTCGTATCGAAGGTAGCGCGGAGCGCTTCGATCCAACGCGCTCCGACAGCATGAGCAGCTACGATGTGGATCGTTACAAAATGCAGGTCGGGCTTGATGGCCTGTTGCATGAAACGGGCACGGGGCGACTGTTCGGCGGCCTCAACCTGCATTACAGCAATGGCCGTACCAAGGTCTCGTCCATCTATGGCAATGGTCGTATCAATACGGATGGCTATGGTGTCGGCGGCACATTGACCTGGTATGGCGATAATGGCTTCTATATCGACAATCAGGCGCAATTTACTTTTTACGACAGCAAGCTGGCATCGACGACGGCCGGACGCACACTCGTCAATGGCAACAATGGAAAGGGCTATGCGCTGTCGAGCGAAGTGGGGCGACGCTTGACTATTGCGCGCGGCTGGAGCTTCACACCGCAGGCACAACTGATGTACTCCAAGGTGTCGTTTGACAGCTTCACCGACGTATTCGGTGCAGTGGTGGCGCTGGATAGGGGCAAGAGCTTGCGTGCACGACTGGGCTTGTCGCTGGATTATGAAAATGCATGGCGGGATGCCACGGGCCAGAAGAAACGCCTGCAAACCTATGGCATCGTCAATCTCTACAACGAATTCCTGAATGGGACACGGGTTGGTGTGGCCGGCATAGATTTCGCCAGTGCCAACGAGCGACTCTGGGGTGGTATTGGTGTGGGTGGCTCCTATAGCTGGGCCGACGGCAAATACAAGGTCTA